In one window of Thermus aquaticus DNA:
- the tmpR gene encoding bifunctional dihydropteridine reductase/dihydrofolate reductase TmpR, producing the protein MRVALVTGSAKGIGRAILLALAREGFAVAVHYRTSEGLAEATRQEAEALGVRAIKVRADLTREEEVAGLVEEVRYHLGGVGVLVNNVGDYLYKPIEEVSLEEWRWILDTNLTATFLLTQKVLPLMVAQGYGRIVNLGYAGAQNLLARPHITPYAIAKTGVVLYTKAIAKRFATAGITANVVAPGVAENSISKPIQEIPMGRLALLEEIARAVLFFVHEPYLTGQVLEVAGGWNL; encoded by the coding sequence ATGAGGGTCGCGCTGGTGACGGGAAGCGCCAAGGGGATCGGCCGGGCCATCCTCCTGGCCCTGGCCCGGGAGGGCTTCGCCGTGGCCGTCCACTACCGCACCTCCGAGGGCCTGGCCGAGGCCACGCGGCAGGAGGCGGAGGCCCTGGGGGTGCGGGCCATCAAGGTCCGGGCCGACCTCACCCGGGAGGAGGAGGTGGCGGGCCTGGTGGAGGAGGTCCGCTACCACCTGGGGGGGGTTGGGGTCCTGGTCAACAACGTGGGCGACTACCTCTACAAGCCCATAGAGGAGGTGAGCCTGGAGGAGTGGCGCTGGATCCTGGACACCAACCTCACCGCCACCTTCCTCCTCACCCAAAAGGTCCTCCCCCTCATGGTGGCGCAGGGCTATGGCCGCATCGTCAACCTGGGCTACGCCGGGGCCCAGAACCTCCTCGCCCGGCCCCACATCACGCCCTACGCCATCGCCAAGACCGGGGTGGTCCTCTACACCAAGGCCATCGCCAAGCGCTTCGCCACCGCCGGCATCACCGCCAACGTGGTGGCCCCGGGGGTGGCGGAGAACTCCATCTCCAAGCCCATCCAGGAGATCCCCATGGGGCGGTTGGCCCTCCTGGAGGAGATCGCCCGGGCCGTCCTCTTCTTCGTCCACGAGCCCTACCTGACGGGGCAGGTCCTGGAGGTGGCGGGGGGGTGGAACCTCTGA
- a CDS encoding NUDIX domain-containing protein: MENPPQYPIPTVGALVEKQGRVLLVRTAKWRGLWGVPGGKVGYGESLEAALRREIREEVNLELREIRFALVQEALFSPEFHKPSHMLLLNYFAKGEGEVRPNHEILEWAWVEPEAGLGYPLNSFTRVLLARYLEGA, encoded by the coding sequence ATGGAGAATCCTCCGCAGTATCCCATCCCCACGGTGGGGGCCCTAGTGGAAAAGCAAGGCCGGGTGCTTCTGGTGCGCACCGCCAAGTGGCGGGGGCTTTGGGGGGTGCCCGGGGGGAAGGTGGGCTACGGGGAGAGCCTCGAGGCCGCCCTGAGGCGGGAGATCCGGGAGGAGGTCAACCTAGAGCTTCGGGAGATTCGCTTCGCCCTGGTGCAGGAGGCCCTCTTCAGCCCCGAGTTCCACAAGCCCAGCCACATGCTCCTCCTCAACTACTTCGCCAAGGGGGAAGGGGAGGTGCGCCCCAACCATGAGATTCTGGAGTGGGCCTGGGTGGAGCCTGAGGCGGGGCTTGGCTACCCCTTAAACAGCTTCACCCGGGTCCTCCTCGCCCGCTACCTGGAGGGAGCATGA
- a CDS encoding CDP-alcohol phosphatidyltransferase family protein, translating to MVPGAKARPVHEFLNIVLFRPLAHLVVRALLPTPVRPHHLVLFHTLLVLLAACLVLVGEDLPAALLLQVKTVLDNADGQLARLRGEVTELGRYLDTELDFFGNLSLFLALGVRTGAWGMALLAFLVFTLVQSYDFNLERLYRLHRGLPLPEEAQDPSGPLLALLRGVYRLLFLPQDRAITALEGFLLKSFRLDPRRFFDEAALAGVVNLGLTTQLFFMGLFLAFHQPGAYLTFVLLQALYLGLWYLWRILRSIPSPRWGP from the coding sequence ATGGTGCCCGGGGCCAAGGCCAGGCCGGTCCACGAGTTCCTTAACATCGTCCTCTTCCGCCCCCTGGCCCACCTGGTGGTGCGGGCGCTTCTTCCCACCCCGGTGAGGCCCCACCACCTGGTCCTCTTCCACACCCTTCTGGTCCTCCTGGCCGCCTGTTTGGTCCTCGTGGGCGAGGACCTCCCGGCCGCCCTCCTCCTGCAGGTGAAGACGGTCCTGGACAACGCCGACGGGCAGCTCGCCCGCCTCAGGGGTGAGGTCACGGAGCTGGGCCGCTACCTGGACACCGAGCTGGACTTTTTCGGCAACCTCTCCCTCTTCCTGGCCTTGGGGGTGCGGACGGGAGCCTGGGGGATGGCCCTTCTGGCCTTTTTGGTTTTCACCCTGGTCCAGTCCTACGACTTCAACCTGGAAAGGCTTTACCGCCTCCACCGGGGGCTTCCCCTCCCGGAGGAGGCCCAGGACCCCAGTGGCCCCCTCCTTGCCCTTTTGCGGGGGGTCTACCGCCTCCTCTTCCTGCCCCAGGACCGGGCCATCACCGCTTTGGAGGGGTTTCTTCTGAAGTCCTTTCGTCTAGACCCCAGGCGCTTCTTTGACGAGGCCGCCCTTGCGGGGGTGGTGAACCTGGGCCTCACCACCCAGCTTTTCTTCATGGGCCTCTTCCTGGCCTTTCACCAGCCTGGGGCCTACCTCACCTTCGTCCTCCTTCAGGCCCTGTATCTTGGGCTTTGGTACCTATGGAGAATCCTCCGCAGTATCCCATCCCCACGGTGGGGGCCCTAG